In Sulfurovum xiamenensis, a genomic segment contains:
- a CDS encoding ArsS family sensor histidine kinase, which yields MRNLSVTTFIHILFSVAILILIATFLLFLSWDKDRHKIEEYKRYQLISITFLSKLQLNPGKEDLDALYKDLRVKPLSEKKATKIKKQIETEGETVFTGGSSLGQVRVFRIEDEHYIYVQRMQHNLLLEDDRAENYYFEIAVALGVFLIAVLLILYLAVLRKLYPLKKLHKQIQRFAQGDMQTRITYLYDDEIGKIAKSFDDAIVHINALSTSKNLFMRNVMHELKTPITKGRIVVEMMEDEASKKILVRAFERMNELISELAEIERVTTQSFEPTFEYVMLDEVIRRSQELLMMAKDNVTVDVKNVALATDIKLLALAIKNLLDNGIKYSKDKHVTLKTVGDGLEISSKGEKLQHPLSYYVEPFSQEEKRSSGFGLGLYIVHNILEKLGCGLDYKYVDGYNIFVIKAGDACRFG from the coding sequence ATGAGAAATTTATCTGTAACAACCTTTATACATATTCTCTTCTCTGTAGCAATTTTGATCTTGATCGCCACATTTTTACTTTTTCTCTCCTGGGATAAAGACCGGCATAAGATCGAAGAGTATAAACGTTATCAACTTATCTCCATTACCTTTCTCTCAAAACTACAGCTTAATCCGGGAAAAGAAGACTTGGATGCACTCTATAAAGACCTACGTGTAAAGCCACTTTCTGAGAAGAAGGCCACAAAGATCAAAAAACAGATAGAGACAGAGGGTGAAACAGTGTTTACCGGAGGTTCCTCACTTGGACAAGTAAGGGTATTCAGAATAGAAGATGAGCATTATATCTATGTACAACGCATGCAGCATAATCTTTTGTTGGAAGATGACAGGGCAGAGAATTATTATTTCGAGATCGCTGTGGCTTTGGGTGTGTTTCTTATTGCGGTGCTTCTTATACTCTATCTGGCGGTTTTAAGAAAGCTCTATCCTTTAAAAAAATTACATAAACAGATACAAAGATTTGCACAGGGTGATATGCAGACACGGATTACCTATCTCTATGATGATGAGATAGGTAAGATCGCAAAAAGTTTTGATGATGCTATTGTGCATATCAATGCTCTGAGTACCTCTAAAAACCTTTTTATGCGTAATGTGATGCATGAGCTTAAAACACCTATTACCAAAGGGCGCATCGTAGTTGAAATGATGGAAGATGAAGCAAGTAAGAAGATACTTGTACGTGCCTTTGAACGGATGAATGAACTGATCTCAGAGCTTGCAGAGATAGAGAGAGTGACCACGCAAAGCTTCGAACCTACTTTTGAGTATGTGATGCTTGATGAAGTAATACGTAGAAGTCAAGAACTTTTGATGATGGCGAAAGATAATGTGACGGTAGATGTGAAAAATGTTGCTTTAGCCACAGATATCAAACTCCTTGCTTTAGCCATTAAAAATCTATTGGACAATGGTATAAAATACAGTAAAGACAAACATGTCACACTCAAAACCGTAGGGGACGGTTTAGAGATAAGCTCTAAAGGTGAGAAGCTGCAGCATCCGCTCTCTTATTATGTAGAGCCTTTTTCCCAAGAAGAAAAAAGAAGTTCAGGTTTTGGTCTGGGACTCTATATTGTGCATAATATCTTGGAAAAATTAGGGTGTGGATTGGACTATAAGTATGTTGATGGATACAATATCTTTGTGATCAAGGCAGGGGATGCCTGCCGTTTTGGTTAA
- a CDS encoding AI-2E family transporter, whose translation MITNKSITITILFVLSLMGAYSIYKPFLLSIVVAMLLTMATYNLTKKLIKYFNSRKLSAIFTSLLLILILFAPIVYMATTGVGYIAKLDVETINEVTSVVQTFTQKIPYLKEWSQIGLSDERIAGYIQESTSYMTTAGSAGLGFVKNMILVLIFYFIFNFYGEGFFDLIRALMPVSRMKSAKMIHEVSSTMEVVFYSIIVTAIFEGFLFGIMMSYFGFNGLLLGVIYGFASLIPVIGGAVVWIPVTLYSWSNMDANTAIFIAGYSIVVISIIADTFIKPVIIKVIKEDLLKSTIEINEIVIFFSIIAGMSTYGFWGMILGPAITSFLIAITKVYIDYNHKEQSKLIT comes from the coding sequence TTGATAACGAATAAAAGTATCACGATCACCATACTTTTTGTACTTTCACTGATGGGTGCCTATAGTATCTACAAACCATTTTTACTCTCTATTGTGGTGGCGATGTTACTGACTATGGCAACCTATAACCTGACAAAAAAGTTGATCAAGTATTTTAATTCCAGAAAGTTGAGTGCTATTTTTACTTCTTTGCTTTTGATATTGATACTTTTTGCTCCTATTGTCTATATGGCCACCACAGGGGTAGGGTATATCGCCAAACTTGATGTTGAAACCATTAATGAGGTTACCTCGGTCGTTCAAACCTTTACACAAAAGATACCTTATCTCAAGGAGTGGAGTCAGATAGGTTTGAGTGATGAAAGGATCGCCGGGTATATCCAAGAGTCAACATCTTACATGACCACAGCTGGGAGTGCCGGTCTTGGATTTGTGAAGAACATGATTCTTGTACTTATCTTTTATTTCATATTTAATTTCTATGGGGAAGGCTTTTTTGATCTGATACGCGCACTGATGCCTGTGAGCAGGATGAAAAGTGCCAAGATGATACATGAGGTTTCCTCTACGATGGAAGTGGTTTTTTATTCTATTATCGTGACAGCCATTTTTGAAGGTTTTCTCTTTGGGATCATGATGAGTTACTTTGGGTTTAACGGGTTGCTTTTGGGGGTTATTTATGGTTTTGCATCGTTGATACCTGTCATCGGAGGGGCGGTAGTCTGGATACCCGTGACATTGTACTCTTGGTCAAATATGGATGCAAACACGGCTATTTTTATTGCGGGGTATTCTATTGTGGTTATTTCGATTATTGCAGATACATTCATCAAACCTGTGATTATCAAAGTGATCAAAGAGGATCTTCTAAAAAGTACGATTGAGATCAATGAGATCGTTATCTTTTTCTCTATTATTGCAGGAATGAGTACCTACGGCTTTTGGGGGATGATATTGGGGCCAGCGATTACATCATTTTTGATAGCGATTACTAAAGTATATATAGATTATAATCATAAAGAACAAAGTAAACTCATCACTTAA
- the panB gene encoding 3-methyl-2-oxobutanoate hydroxymethyltransferase, translated as MSIHTPKIDKKVTLPAIGKMKGVEPITMVTAYDALFAQIFDGEVEMILVGDSLNMSFLGKEDTLSATMDQMIYHTQAVCNGATLPVIVMDMPFGTYTSPEVAVKNATRVYQETNAQAVKIEGGKERAHIIEALTQNSIAVLGHIGLMPQFIRSEGGYKIRGKDQADIDKLIEDAKAIEAAGAFAIVVEGVKAEAAKVITEAVSVPTIGIGAGNATDGQVLVWSDMFGFFEAFKPKFVKQYFDGAKQVREGLEAYRNEVKAREFPSDEYTY; from the coding sequence ATGAGTATTCATACCCCAAAAATAGACAAAAAAGTCACTTTACCGGCCATTGGAAAGATGAAAGGCGTTGAACCTATTACTATGGTGACAGCGTATGATGCATTGTTTGCACAGATTTTTGATGGTGAAGTAGAGATGATACTTGTCGGCGACAGTCTTAATATGAGTTTTCTGGGAAAAGAAGATACACTGTCTGCAACCATGGATCAGATGATCTATCATACACAAGCGGTTTGCAATGGCGCAACGTTACCTGTGATCGTCATGGATATGCCTTTTGGTACGTACACATCACCTGAAGTTGCAGTCAAAAATGCAACAAGAGTGTATCAGGAGACCAACGCACAAGCGGTCAAGATAGAGGGCGGTAAAGAGAGAGCGCATATCATTGAGGCATTGACACAAAACTCCATTGCTGTACTTGGACACATAGGACTCATGCCACAGTTCATACGCAGTGAGGGTGGCTATAAAATACGTGGAAAAGACCAGGCTGACATTGATAAACTGATTGAAGATGCCAAGGCAATCGAAGCAGCCGGTGCATTTGCCATCGTAGTGGAAGGGGTGAAAGCAGAAGCGGCAAAAGTGATCACCGAAGCGGTCTCTGTCCCGACCATCGGTATAGGGGCAGGGAATGCCACAGATGGACAGGTGCTTGTTTGGAGTGATATGTTCGGATTCTTTGAAGCTTTTAAACCGAAGTTTGTCAAGCAGTATTTTGATGGAGCAAAACAGGTACGTGAAGGGCTTGAGGCCTATCGTAATGAGGTCAAAGCCAGAGAATTTCCTAGTGATGAATATACCTATTGA
- the hemB gene encoding porphobilinogen synthase — MFARFRRKRINPVLRDLLQETHLNVNDFIYPLFAKNGTGIKEEVASMPGVFQMSIDEIVKECGELKKLGIYSIILFGIPDTKDSVGSDALCEHGIIAQTVREVKAAHPDMFVVTDLCFCEYTDHGHCGVLDPVLHTVDNDITLDNLAAQAVVHAKAGVDMIAPSGMMDGMITAIRNGLDEAGFVNLPVMSYSTKFASAYYGPFRDVAESSPSFGDRRSYQMNPANRNEAIQESIEDEKEGADILMVKPALAYLDVVRDVKNNTSLPLAVYNVSGEYSMLKMAAKAGVIDYEKVMMETLLSFKRAGADIIITYHAKEAAILLNK, encoded by the coding sequence ATGTTCGCACGTTTTAGAAGAAAAAGAATCAATCCCGTCCTAAGAGACCTCCTTCAAGAGACACACCTCAATGTCAATGATTTCATCTACCCGCTTTTTGCAAAAAACGGTACGGGTATCAAAGAAGAGGTAGCCTCTATGCCTGGTGTTTTCCAAATGAGCATTGATGAGATCGTCAAAGAGTGCGGTGAACTCAAAAAACTTGGTATCTACTCTATCATCCTATTTGGTATCCCGGATACTAAAGACTCTGTAGGGTCTGATGCACTGTGTGAACATGGTATCATCGCACAAACGGTACGTGAGGTCAAAGCTGCACACCCTGATATGTTTGTGGTTACGGATCTCTGTTTCTGCGAATATACTGACCACGGACACTGCGGTGTACTTGACCCGGTACTCCACACGGTTGACAATGACATTACACTTGACAACCTGGCTGCACAAGCCGTTGTCCATGCTAAAGCGGGTGTCGATATGATCGCACCTTCAGGTATGATGGATGGGATGATCACTGCCATACGTAACGGATTGGATGAAGCAGGATTTGTAAACCTTCCTGTCATGTCTTACTCCACCAAGTTTGCTTCAGCCTATTATGGTCCTTTCAGAGATGTGGCTGAATCGAGCCCAAGTTTTGGAGACAGAAGATCTTACCAAATGAACCCTGCGAACAGAAATGAAGCCATTCAAGAGAGTATAGAAGATGAAAAAGAGGGTGCAGACATCCTGATGGTCAAACCTGCACTTGCTTACCTTGATGTGGTAAGAGATGTGAAGAACAACACTTCATTACCTTTGGCTGTTTATAATGTTTCTGGTGAATACTCTATGCTCAAAATGGCAGCAAAAGCAGGTGTGATAGACTATGAGAAAGTGATGATGGAAACACTCCTTTCATTTAAACGTGCAGGTGCGGATATCATCATCACCTATCATGCAAAAGAAGCAGCCATACTTTTAAACAAATAA
- a CDS encoding (Fe-S)-binding protein: MSKQLEEIFNFTDTSEACIKCGKCIPVCTIHQVNPDETTSPRGFIDLLGAYQQGHLELDKNAKDIFESCFLCTNCVDVCPNSLATDMVIEEVRADIADKFGIAWFKRAFFFLLRHRKIMDLMMKLGFMFKTCALSVDEKGRGLRARFSLPMVKKGRLLPSMAKTSFLNSHPEEIPAPVQEKKNPRVAIFIGCLANYNYTDIGESLVKILAKLNIDVFIPKKQLCCGAPAYFTGDVNSVEFMTKKNIEYFEGFMDECDAMLIPEATCSAMVKHDWQVFFENHDMPEWKERAQKVAEKIHMATAWLYNNTDLVKLLEEKGKKFDDVVTYHDPCHARKVQGIWQEPRNLLAQNYPMQEMSDPNRCCGFGGVTMQTEKFHLAEAAGKPKAAMIKDTNAKYVSAECSACRVQLSEAMNNADVETIFKNPLELIAEALKD, encoded by the coding sequence ATGAGTAAACAATTAGAAGAGATTTTCAACTTTACCGATACCAGTGAAGCCTGTATCAAATGCGGTAAATGTATCCCCGTATGTACCATTCACCAGGTCAACCCGGATGAGACGACTTCTCCACGTGGGTTCATTGACCTTTTAGGTGCCTATCAGCAAGGACATTTGGAATTAGATAAAAATGCAAAAGATATCTTTGAAAGCTGCTTTTTATGTACCAACTGTGTCGATGTCTGTCCTAACTCATTGGCAACGGATATGGTCATTGAAGAAGTGCGTGCAGATATTGCTGACAAATTTGGTATTGCATGGTTCAAACGTGCATTTTTCTTCTTGCTTCGCCACCGAAAGATCATGGACCTGATGATGAAACTTGGATTCATGTTCAAAACCTGTGCCTTATCTGTGGATGAAAAAGGCAGAGGGCTTAGAGCAAGGTTTTCTCTTCCAATGGTAAAAAAGGGAAGACTGCTTCCATCCATGGCAAAAACAAGCTTTTTAAACAGCCATCCTGAAGAGATACCAGCACCCGTGCAAGAGAAGAAAAACCCTCGTGTCGCCATCTTCATCGGATGTCTTGCCAACTATAACTATACCGATATCGGTGAGAGCTTGGTAAAGATACTGGCCAAACTGAACATCGATGTCTTCATCCCTAAAAAACAGCTCTGTTGCGGTGCACCTGCTTACTTTACCGGAGATGTGAATTCTGTAGAGTTTATGACCAAAAAGAATATCGAATACTTTGAAGGTTTTATGGATGAATGTGATGCCATGTTGATCCCTGAAGCAACCTGTTCAGCCATGGTAAAGCATGATTGGCAGGTCTTCTTTGAAAATCACGATATGCCTGAATGGAAAGAACGTGCACAAAAAGTAGCTGAGAAGATCCATATGGCCACTGCATGGCTCTATAACAATACCGATCTAGTCAAGCTACTGGAAGAAAAAGGTAAAAAGTTTGATGATGTCGTCACGTACCATGACCCATGCCATGCAAGGAAAGTACAGGGTATCTGGCAAGAACCGCGTAATCTACTTGCGCAAAACTATCCGATGCAAGAGATGAGCGATCCAAACCGCTGTTGTGGGTTTGGCGGTGTCACCATGCAAACCGAGAAGTTCCATCTCGCAGAAGCGGCTGGAAAACCTAAAGCAGCCATGATCAAAGATACAAATGCCAAGTATGTCAGTGCAGAATGCTCTGCCTGTAGAGTACAGCTCAGTGAAGCGATGAACAATGCCGATGTGGAGACGATCTTTAAAAATCCTTTAGAGCTTATAGCTGAGGCACTTAAGGATTGA
- a CDS encoding BON domain-containing protein, with translation MTKGLLAMGMATGLYLDGCSDNRSVQSPVARAGSASDIHDKLLTTQALRDMDIKVDTQNDKNILWGTVHTQKQKFLAGSVARSVEGSGIVVNRLVVE, from the coding sequence ATGACTAAAGGTTTACTTGCTATGGGAATGGCTACAGGGTTATATTTAGATGGCTGCAGTGACAACAGATCGGTACAGAGTCCGGTAGCAAGAGCAGGTTCTGCTTCTGATATACACGATAAACTGCTTACAACGCAGGCATTACGTGATATGGATATTAAAGTGGATACACAAAACGATAAAAACATTTTATGGGGTACCGTGCATACGCAAAAGCAGAAATTTTTGGCAGGTTCGGTCGCACGTTCCGTTGAAGGTTCAGGCATAGTAGTCAATCGATTGGTGGTAGAGTAA
- the hemN gene encoding oxygen-independent coproporphyrinogen III oxidase encodes MSTIDFEKFSKYSKPGPRYTSYPTALEFNENFTYDQYIHYLENAKEKLSLYVHLPFCRSACYFCGCNVVFTSKEKKLSTYIEYLKKEVDLLAQHIDTSREVIQFHFGGGTPTYYKAFELDEIVTYIKSKFPNWSQEAEISCEIDPRFFNEDQMKVFQKHGFNRISFGVQDLDEKVQKEIHRIQPLELTQKAVELARKYGIKSINTDFIYGLPYQTLETFKKTLELSTQLNPDRVAVFNYAHVPWLMKTQRKFDETTLPTPDVKLQIFQYTIDFFESNGYKMVGMDHFAKPEDELFGAIEKGELHRNFQGYTTKGGANLVGIGLTSIGEGERYYAQNTKDMKVYEAALDAGKLPFERGVKLSDDDYLRKAVIMELMANFSIDMKRVENEHHIDFKTYFADALEALQEFVEADLVTITEDKITVSTTGTLLIRNIAMPFDAYMKKYAQSKKSFSKTV; translated from the coding sequence ATGAGTACTATAGATTTCGAAAAGTTCAGTAAATACTCCAAGCCGGGTCCGAGATATACCTCTTACCCTACAGCCTTGGAGTTCAATGAGAACTTTACCTATGATCAATATATTCACTACCTGGAAAATGCAAAGGAGAAACTCTCCTTGTATGTACATCTACCCTTCTGTAGATCCGCATGTTATTTTTGTGGATGCAATGTTGTGTTCACTTCCAAAGAGAAAAAACTCTCTACGTACATTGAGTACCTGAAAAAAGAAGTAGATCTTTTGGCTCAGCATATCGATACCTCTCGTGAAGTGATACAATTTCACTTTGGCGGAGGTACACCGACGTACTACAAAGCCTTTGAACTCGATGAGATCGTGACCTATATCAAATCAAAATTTCCCAACTGGAGTCAAGAGGCTGAGATCAGCTGCGAGATAGACCCCCGTTTTTTTAACGAAGATCAAATGAAAGTCTTTCAGAAACATGGCTTTAACCGTATCAGCTTTGGTGTACAAGACCTGGATGAGAAAGTGCAAAAAGAGATCCATCGTATACAACCTTTGGAACTCACGCAAAAAGCAGTAGAGCTTGCCAGAAAGTATGGTATAAAATCTATCAATACTGACTTCATCTATGGATTACCTTACCAGACTCTGGAAACTTTCAAAAAGACCCTTGAACTCTCCACACAGCTCAATCCAGATAGAGTGGCAGTCTTTAACTATGCTCATGTACCTTGGCTCATGAAAACACAGCGCAAGTTTGATGAAACAACACTGCCGACACCGGACGTAAAATTGCAGATCTTCCAATACACTATTGACTTTTTTGAAAGTAATGGATATAAAATGGTAGGTATGGACCATTTTGCCAAACCTGAAGATGAACTTTTTGGGGCTATCGAAAAAGGTGAACTTCACCGAAACTTCCAAGGCTATACGACAAAAGGCGGCGCGAACCTAGTGGGTATCGGTCTTACCAGTATTGGTGAAGGTGAACGTTATTATGCGCAGAACACTAAAGATATGAAAGTCTATGAGGCTGCACTAGATGCAGGAAAACTGCCCTTTGAGCGAGGGGTAAAACTAAGTGATGACGACTACCTTCGTAAAGCAGTGATCATGGAGCTTATGGCTAACTTTTCCATAGATATGAAAAGGGTGGAAAATGAGCATCACATAGACTTTAAAACATACTTTGCCGATGCCTTGGAAGCCTTGCAAGAGTTTGTAGAAGCAGACCTAGTCACTATAACTGAGGATAAGATCACCGTAAGTACTACGGGTACACTGCTTATACGAAATATAGCGATGCCATTTGATGCCTATATGAAAAAGTATGCCCAAAGCAAGAAAAGTTTTTCAAAAACGGTATAA
- the ruvB gene encoding Holliday junction branch migration DNA helicase RuvB, translated as MERMVEIERFDEEVSYEATLRPSSWDEYIGQEKIKKNLKVFIEASKKREEALDHILFFGPPGLGKTTIANIISTEMGANIKTTAAPMIEKAGDLAALLTNIEEGDILFIDEIHRMSPAIEEILYPAMEDFRLDIIIGSGPAAQTVKIDLPRFTLIGATTRAGMLSNPLRERFGMHFRMQFYTPGELAQIVAQAAQKLDKPAQIHAATEIARRSRGTPRIALRLLKRVRDFSEVANEEEVTLQRAQYALDELGVNNLGFDEQDIQLLELLVSAKNKPMGLSTIGAALSEDEGTIEDVLEPYLIANGYIERTARGRIATQKSYEHFKLGGVKDGLFDNE; from the coding sequence ATGGAACGTATGGTTGAAATAGAACGTTTTGATGAAGAGGTCTCTTATGAAGCAACACTTCGTCCTAGTTCATGGGATGAGTATATCGGTCAAGAGAAGATCAAAAAGAATCTGAAAGTTTTTATAGAAGCAAGTAAAAAAAGAGAAGAGGCATTAGACCACATTCTTTTTTTTGGACCTCCAGGCTTAGGGAAGACTACCATTGCAAATATTATCTCTACAGAGATGGGAGCCAATATAAAAACGACCGCTGCACCGATGATCGAAAAAGCGGGAGACTTAGCGGCACTGCTTACCAATATCGAAGAGGGTGACATTCTGTTTATCGATGAGATCCATCGTATGTCTCCGGCGATAGAAGAGATACTCTACCCGGCTATGGAAGATTTCCGTTTAGATATCATCATAGGTTCTGGACCTGCTGCACAAACAGTAAAGATAGACCTGCCGCGCTTTACACTGATCGGGGCAACGACAAGGGCAGGGATGCTTTCTAATCCTCTTAGAGAGCGTTTTGGCATGCATTTCCGTATGCAGTTTTATACACCTGGTGAATTAGCACAGATTGTTGCACAAGCTGCCCAGAAATTGGACAAGCCGGCGCAAATACATGCGGCAACGGAGATAGCACGTAGAAGCAGGGGCACACCGCGTATCGCACTTCGTTTGCTTAAACGCGTAAGAGACTTCTCCGAAGTGGCCAATGAAGAAGAAGTGACATTGCAAAGAGCCCAATATGCTTTAGATGAACTGGGTGTCAATAATTTAGGATTTGATGAACAAGATATACAACTTTTGGAATTGCTGGTCTCTGCGAAAAACAAACCTATGGGACTCAGTACCATAGGTGCTGCACTAAGTGAAGACGAAGGTACTATCGAAGATGTTTTGGAACCTTACCTGATAGCCAATGGATATATAGAGAGAACCGCACGTGGCCGTATTGCTACACAAAAGAGTTATGAACATTTTAAGCTTGGTGGAGTGAAGGACGGACTTTTTGATAACGAATAA
- a CDS encoding response regulator transcription factor: MIKILIIEDDPELALILTNYLTKYDMEVIGAEDPYIGLSLLTQHEFDLIILDLTLPGMDGLEVIPKIRELSNIPIIISSARDDITDKVIGMERGADDYMPKPYDPRELVTRIKTILRRTHSVDEKVQEREALFVADPNAREIRFKGKSLELTAAEYDILGMLLQHKNGSVSREQLLYESEHIDDESSIKNIDVIISRIRQKIAKIDPDNIYIKPIRGVGYLLTDRV; this comes from the coding sequence ATTATAAAAATACTTATTATAGAAGATGATCCGGAATTAGCACTCATCTTAACAAACTATCTTACAAAATATGATATGGAAGTCATAGGTGCTGAAGACCCTTATATAGGACTGTCACTTTTAACCCAGCATGAATTTGACCTGATCATTTTGGACCTGACGTTGCCGGGTATGGATGGGTTGGAAGTGATCCCTAAGATACGTGAACTAAGTAACATCCCGATTATTATCTCTTCGGCGAGAGATGATATCACCGATAAAGTGATCGGTATGGAACGCGGGGCAGATGACTATATGCCAAAACCCTATGATCCTAGAGAACTGGTGACACGTATCAAAACGATCTTGAGACGTACACACAGTGTGGATGAGAAAGTGCAGGAAAGAGAGGCACTTTTTGTTGCTGATCCTAATGCCAGAGAGATCCGGTTCAAAGGTAAGTCCTTGGAACTCACTGCTGCAGAGTATGATATCTTAGGCATGCTCCTGCAGCATAAAAATGGTTCTGTCTCAAGAGAACAGCTTTTATATGAAAGTGAGCATATTGATGATGAAAGTTCTATTAAAAATATCGATGTGATCATTTCACGAATAAGACAGAAGATCGCAAAGATCGATCCTGACAACATCTACATTAAACCGATCCGTGGTGTAGGATACCTTTTAACTGACAGAGTATGA
- the argF gene encoding ornithine carbamoyltransferase has translation MRHFLTLKDFTKDEILEMITLAQKIKAQTKQRKFVPYMEHQTLGMIFEKSSTRTRVSFETGIYQLGGVGLFLSANDIQLGRGEPMKDTARVISRMVDMVMIRTFEQSKLEEFANYSKVPVINGLTDSYHPVQLMTDYLTMIEHGKDKDPVVAYVGDGNNMTHSWLMLAAKLGFELRVATPKGYECDEGIVKEALEIAKQSGAKITFGNDPQEAVKDCDVVTTDTWVSMGQEDEKEERVRVFNGYMVDETMMSLAKPDAIFLHCLPAYRGYEVSEETFEKHEEVIFSEAENRLHAQKGIMVWLDAHRNDSND, from the coding sequence ATGAGACACTTTTTAACACTCAAAGATTTTACAAAAGATGAGATCTTGGAGATGATAACATTAGCACAGAAGATAAAAGCACAGACAAAGCAACGTAAGTTCGTTCCTTACATGGAACACCAGACACTTGGGATGATCTTTGAAAAGAGTTCTACTCGTACGCGTGTAAGCTTTGAGACAGGTATCTACCAACTTGGTGGTGTGGGACTATTCCTCTCTGCCAATGACATACAATTAGGGCGTGGTGAACCGATGAAAGATACGGCTCGTGTGATCAGCCGTATGGTCGATATGGTGATGATACGTACCTTTGAGCAGTCAAAACTTGAAGAGTTCGCAAATTACTCTAAAGTACCTGTGATCAATGGTCTCACAGACTCTTACCATCCTGTGCAACTCATGACAGATTACCTCACAATGATAGAACATGGTAAAGACAAAGATCCTGTGGTCGCCTATGTCGGTGATGGTAACAATATGACACACTCCTGGCTGATGCTTGCAGCGAAACTTGGTTTTGAACTGAGAGTGGCTACACCTAAAGGGTATGAGTGTGATGAAGGGATCGTCAAAGAGGCACTTGAAATCGCCAAGCAAAGCGGCGCGAAGATCACTTTTGGTAACGATCCTCAAGAGGCAGTCAAAGATTGTGATGTCGTGACCACAGATACTTGGGTCTCTATGGGACAGGAAGATGAAAAAGAAGAACGTGTTCGTGTATTCAACGGCTATATGGTAGATGAAACGATGATGTCATTGGCTAAACCTGATGCCATATTCTTACACTGCTTACCTGCATACAGAGGCTACGAAGTGAGTGAAGAGACCTTTGAGAAACACGAAGAGGTCATCTTTAGTGAAGCTGAGAACAGATTACATGCACAAAAAGGTATTATGGTGTGGTTGGATGCACATCGTAATGACAGCAACGACTAA
- the ribA gene encoding GTP cyclohydrolase II: MITIDISQIATLPTKYGIFKIQAFKEVTKNGEGKEHLAIFTDNLSDEPIVRVHSECLTGDALGSVKCDCGEQLQYALELIAKEGGMIIYHRQEGRNIGLLNKVNAYALQDAGFNTVEANHQLGFKADERTYEVVEFILHHFGIKKLKLLTNNPKKIESLGDIEIIERLPIQITPNPHNEGYLQVKKDQMGHLL, encoded by the coding sequence ATGATTACTATAGATATATCACAAATCGCTACGTTACCAACCAAATATGGCATATTTAAAATACAAGCATTTAAAGAAGTCACAAAAAATGGTGAAGGTAAAGAGCATTTGGCCATTTTTACAGATAACTTATCGGATGAACCGATCGTACGTGTACATTCTGAATGTCTGACCGGTGATGCACTTGGCTCAGTGAAGTGTGACTGTGGCGAGCAATTGCAATATGCACTGGAACTTATTGCAAAAGAGGGTGGAATGATCATTTACCATCGTCAAGAAGGACGGAATATAGGATTGCTCAATAAAGTGAATGCCTATGCTCTCCAGGATGCAGGTTTTAACACTGTAGAAGCAAACCATCAATTAGGATTTAAGGCAGATGAACGTACCTATGAAGTGGTTGAGTTCATTTTACATCATTTTGGCATTAAAAAACTCAAACTGCTGACCAATAATCCTAAAAAGATAGAGAGCCTGGGTGACATTGAGATCATAGAACGACTTCCTATCCAGATCACGCCTAATCCTCATAACGAGGGGTATTTACAAGTGAAAAAAGACCAGATGGGACATCTGCTTTAA